CCCGGCGCGGCCGACACCCGCGCCGCGATCTCGATCGCGCGTGCCTCGGACTCCACGTCGACCAGCTGGTAGCCGGCCAGGACCTCCTTGACCTCGGTGTACGGGCCGTCGGTGACACCGGGCTGCCCT
This sequence is a window from Actinomycetota bacterium. Protein-coding genes within it:
- a CDS encoding YciI family protein, with product GQPGVTDGPYTEVKEVLAGYQLVDVESEARAIEIAARVSAAPGPGGVPLRNRIEVRQLMGAMLEPGDL